In Oncorhynchus mykiss isolate Arlee chromosome 19, USDA_OmykA_1.1, whole genome shotgun sequence, the sequence cgcagtgtacgctaaccaaggtggccgggtgcacggtgtttcctccggcgcattggtgcggctggcttccgggttggatgtgcgctgtgttaagaagcagtgctgcttggttgggttgtgtatcggaggacgcatgactttcaaccttcgtctctcccgagcccgtacgggtgttgtagcgatgagacaagatagtagctactacaacaattggataccacgaaattggggagaaaaaggggtaaaaaaattaaaaataaggGTGATTTGCAGTTCTACAGTataaagaacctttttgaggGCCATATATGAAGCGAGCCattgaaccctttttggttttaAATAGTATGATTTCTTATAACAGTGCCTACACCCACTATCTTGATTCTAatagagcacctcctcccagctgcccactgcactgagactaggtaacatggtcaccaccgataaatccatgattatcgaaaacttcaacaagcatttctcaacggctggccatgccttccgcctggctactccaacctcggacaacagctccccccccaccgcagctactcgcccaagcctctccaggttctcctttacccaaatccagatagcagatgtcttgaaagagctgcaaaacctggacccgtacaaatcagctgggctggacaatctggaccctctattcctgaaactatccgccgccattgtcgcaacccctattaccagcctgttcaacctctctttcatatcgtctgagatccccaaggattggaaagctgccgcagtcatccccctcttcaaagggggcgacaccctggacccaaactgttacagacctatatccatcctgccctgcctatctaaggtcttcgaaagccaagtcaacaaacaggtcactgaccatcttgaatcccaccgtaccttctccgctgtgcaatctggtttccgagccggtcacgggtgtacctcagccacgctcaaggtactaaacgatatcataaccgccatcgataaaagacagtactgtgcagccgtcttcatagaccttgccaaggctttcgactctgtcaatcaccgtattcttatcggcagactcagtagcctcggtttttcggatgactgccttgcctggttcaccaattactttgcagacagagttcagtgtgtcaaatcggagggcatgctgtccggtcctctggcagtctctatgggggtgccacagggttcaattctcgggccgactcttttctctgtatatatcaatgatgtttctcatgctgcgggcgattccctgatccacctctacgcagacgacaccattctatatacttccggcccgtccttggacactgtgctatctaacctccaaacgagcttcaatgccatacagcactccttccgtggcctccaactgctcttaaacgctagtaaaaccaaatgcatgcttttcaaccgttcgctgcctgcacccgcacgcctgaccagcatcaccaccctggatggttccgaccttgaatatgtggacatctataagtacctaggtgtctggctagactctaaactctccttccagacccatatcaaacatctccaatcgaaaatcaaatcaagagtcggctttctattccgcaacaaagcctccttcactcacgccgccaaacttaccctagtaaaactgactatcctaccgatcctcgacttcggcgatgtcatctacaaaattgcttccaacactctactcagcaaactggatgcagtttatcacagtgccatccgttttgtcactaaagcaccttataccacccaccactgcgacttgtatgctctagtcggctggccctcgctacatattcgtcgccagacccactggctccaggtcatctacaagtccatgctaggtaaagctccgccttatctcagttcactggttacgatggcaacacccatccgtagcacgcgctccagcaggtgtatctcactgatcatccctaaagccaacacctcatttggccgcctttcgttccagttctctgctgcctgtgactggaacgaattgcaaaaatcgctgaagttggagacttttatctccctcaccaacttcaaacatctgctatctgagcagctaaccgatcgctgcagctgtacatagtctattggtaaattgCCCACCCactttcacctacctcatccccatactgtttttatttatttatttttatttttctgctcttttgcacaccaatatctctacctgtacataaccatctgatcatttatcactccagtgttaatctgcataattgtaattatatgcctaccttctcatgccttttgcacacaatgtatatatagactccccttttttctactgtgttattgacttgttaattgtttactccatgtgtaactctgtgttgtctgttcacactgctatgccttatcttggccaggtcgcagttgcaaatgagaacttgttctcaactagcctacctggttaaataaaggtgaaataaaaaaaaataaaaaaatagggtCTCTTGACATAGCGATCCCCAGGTTATGTGTTTTAGAACTAGAGTAAATTCCCCATGACAAGGGCTCCACAGGAAgctgactaatatatatatatatatgagcatGGATTCATGTCGTTTCTCACATGTATTGTTTACACAGTCATAATGCAGTAAGTGGAACCACAGATAATCGGCTGCAGGGCTGGTATTGCGGCCTCAGCAGGATTGATTTATCTGAATCTTGACCCTTCCGTTTGGTATCCccagtgaaaaacccagcagcgttacagttcttgacacaaaccggtgcggcTGGTACCTGCTACCATAACCCGTTCAAacgcacttaaatcttttgtcttgcccattcaccctcttgaatggcacacatacacaatccatgtctcaattgtctcaaggagtaaaaatccttctttaacctgtctcctccccttcatctgcactgattgaagtggatttaataagtggcATCAATGACGGATCATAGcgttcatctggattcacctggtcagtctatgtcatggatgtTTTGTATACTCTTAATGTTTGTGATGATTAGCTCTGATTGTTGCATTTACTCTAAAACAACaggacatctgtgtgtgtgtgtttgtgctgcaCTCACTAGATCCTCCATTTGAGCGTAGTTCTGTTCAGGCGATGAGAGGCCCCACTGGTCCTGCAGACTGAGTTTAAGTGGTCTGTAGAAGAATGGATACATATCGGACACAATGTCCAGAGAAGAGagatactagagagagagaaagagagaaagaggcaaaaAGTTACTGACTAGTCAAAACAAAAAGCAAAACACTAATTGTAATGTTGTCTAACCTTCATGACTGTAATACTAGTTTTTACACGCTTGGTATGTATGTACAGCCTGTGTGTATTCTACCATCCTGCTACTGTACCTCAATGGAACGGGCAATGTTCAGGCACTCCTCCATGCCTGGAATGTCCAGCTGCAGAACACACAGGTCCTTACACTTGAGGGTGATTGTTCCAGAGGACACGGAAGGCCTTCatatgaaatacacacacacatcattataGGGCTTCTGTCCAACCCCACATGTTACCCTCAACACTCCCCCTCAGGGTTCCATGATCTAGGCTGCCTCCCctccaaaaaaaacattcaaaaaacCAAATCCAACCCAACCAGCTGTTGGGAGTGGAGATTCTCTCAGAGAAAGGATGTGAGGCCTGCATTTCCCCTCCATATCAAATCTTTGTCTGCACTACACCTCCAAATGTACTGTCTGAACCAGATTCATAACTGTAGTAAATGAGCACTGAAATTCCTGCATTTGGTTCTTCGCAGTTCATGACACAAAGCATATGGAGAGGATTCAAAGAGATGGCATGTGAGACAGAGCTTGAGCGAAGGTGGGATTGGTTATTATTCCTGCAGCATCAGAATCCTGTTATTTTCGCACAGTGCTGCACAGGACATGGATAGCAGCACACTGcaaaacgcacaaacacacacagactcacacgcAAGGTGTCACACTTATGTCAAACCTTTGACTCTGGCCTGTACTAGAGAAGAGACTGGAATAGCCCAACAGGTTTTCCACACTgggcatggagggagagagacagcgagaaggatggagggagagagacagcaagataGGTTAGTGAGACATGTTTATTAACAGGCTACACAGGCACCCTGACCCAACATTCAGACTGATGTAGGCTGGGAAAATGTTAACATGTTAAACACTTTATTAGTAACTATTAGTTTCCCCCAATGTGACAATTGGCTGTCAGCACATTGAAATATGGGGTTCAGGCAATATGGCAGCAGTTCTGTATAAGGCTATATGGTCCATCATTACACCTTTGAATATGACATTTAAATACTTTAGTTGAAAAAGCGGCCACGTATTGCCCTCACTCCGTTTACCTTTTCTCTATGGCATCGATGTTTCTGAGAAGTAACAAGACCAGCCGCGagctgtctccatctctgttaGAGAAGAGTAGGTGGTGGCCAGTGACACATAACGTTCCTTGCATCGGTGGATGAAACGGCCGTCTcagaacgacatcttcaacgttCGCCGTCTTTATGTGCTCTGAAAACTCCATCGCATCAGCGCAAGATGACAAGAAGCGGACGGGAGATCCAAGTCGCGCGCGCCAGAAAAAGTATTCAGTTTATTTTCCTCTTCTGGATCTTGTTTAGGCTACTTATCTGAATTATTGAAATTAAACCACTTATTCTTGTCCCATGGGAAAGGGGCGTGACACGGTCCAAATGTTGACTGTAGCTTGCTGTAACTACAGCTAGGTGAAGTGTTTGTTTGAAGTTAATAACATCTTCATAGCAGTTATTTCCTTTCGTTTTCTCAGTAACCCACCCTTCCCGTGGGGACACCTCTTTAAGCCATACTTGGCTGCTTTCCAACCAGCCCCTAAAATGTGAAAACATCTTGTGGTTACAAAAGAAGGAAGTGAGCGTTTCCTGAAAGCAGTGGTGAGAGAACACAAAGTCAAAGATCCTATCTATACAGGGGCAATTCATTTCAAAATGCCTATTAGTGTGTAGCCTAATATTGGGTTTGCATTTTGTAGATAATCTTGCCTAAAAAAGTTCATACAATTCATACTCGGTTCATATTCATACCCAGTTCATGATAAGATAATGGTATCGTCTGCATCTAGTCAGTCATTATAGCGTATCCACAGGGCCCTGGTACCTGCTGGCGCCTGAAGAACTGACAATCTAAAGACAGCAAACCTCACCACTAGACCATTGGAGTTGAGTATGTATATAAATCACATGCTAGATTTTTTGAGTGAAATCAGCTGCTGACTGATTTCTGTCTCATTCAAACTGTTGTTGAACCGTACCAGACTAGTTAGTTTACATTACtcattgatttgatttagtagCCTCTGCTTCCAACCAAGTAGATGCTACTCTAGTAACTTCAGGTCACTAACCTAAAGCAATACCCTTCTCATTTCCTTTGTGTGACCTGCATTTCCTGTGTGTGACCTAGTCTttgatttaaatatatatatatatatatattaatcatCTGGAGATCAAGTAATAGGTGAGTAAATGTTTACACTCACATATTGTCTAAAACATGCAGCATATTGCTATCCATCTTTCCAGCACATAATTGGGAAATTGACCAGAAGTGTGTTCGAAAATTAACACTAGATGGAGGCATTGCCTCAAATTAAGACATTCCAATCCCTATTTCTAAGGAGTTTGTCTGTCAGGAAGACCATTAACTAATTACATTATGTTTGTACCTGCCCTATTAAACATGGAATGGCTACACCACAGTATTATCtgatcaaatctaatcaaatagcCTATTTTAATTACAAATATTTCATATAAACCCTAAATGTATCGAGGAGCCATCTTATATTGATTCTcaggtacttttgtatactttttaaccagtagttctgaaagtagcactcaGGATACCAAAGTAGTCCCGAAAATTGCATACTATGtcacatatgtgcagatatgtgcaccagGTCAttgctctcactctctttctctctatgctTTTTCCACTGAGCCATTGGGCCCACACTGCTACCTTATTGGATAACACTGGACAGGCCTCTCACTAGCTTTCACTCAAAtgtgaggggctgaagctcatttcCTAGAACTGGAATTGCTAGGGGCTGGCCCAGGTGGTGAGAAATGTAGGGAAAACAGCTTCAAGATAACagttgctttcaaactagggattttgtggctaattgaggtaagacagtaaGTCTGCTCATAGATAATGCATTTATGAACTACACATCCTGCCCAAAGCTGGAGTTTTCAAAAATACTTTTTTAGTCGCTAACGTACAGGAGCATGTCTTTAACATAAAAGGTTTAAGAGATATGGCTAAATCAATTTCATCCCATTGCCATTTTAGTGTTTAAAGAATTTAGAGGGGACATTATACAAAACCTTTGAACCTGCACCTGAGTGCTGCCATAAGTGGACACAGCAAACTATTTATTTCACCTTAGTGTGGTCAGGTGGATAACATGAGGGAGGCTACTTGCATGAACTACACCTCTTCTTCATAATGGATATGGGAGGCCACTTCTGCTTCTCCTTATCATTCTATAAATAAAGGATCACCAGTACACTCCAATCTACATCTGGCAAGCCCAGTGACAGTACACTTCATGTGCTTCAAGAGGCATCGTGCTCTGTGAATAACTCATTCCAACTTTTTTGCAGCCTCTGAAATGTATTTTTACGGAGATCCTTTTTAAACGTCTAGAGCACTTGCAATGGATTTTAAAGAGCTGGGAGGTGATGATAACCCCGACGGAGATACTGATGGAGAAGCTGAGGATTTGAACAATGTGAAAGCACTTACCGAAAAACTAAAGTTACAAACCCGCAGACCATCATACTTTGAATGGCAGGAGCGCTTGCAGAGCCAACCATGGAAGGAGAACCCGAATGGTTCAAAAAATGGCCAAGAGACTGCAGAGAAATATGTGCTCTTGCCTGAAATTATTCGGGATGAGAACTCAGATCTAACCATCCGCAACATCTGTGGCTTCGATACCATTAATGACGCGTTGGAATTTCTTAGGAAAGAGTTGGTGAGCACACATTTTTTTGAATGCCGAAATTTTCTCCAACTCTGACACGGTTATTTGTACATGGACATGTTAGAAATTAATTAGGCTACACTATCTCTGCATTTCCTAGATATGTAGAATACAACGAAAATATTATAGTACATATGAATAagcagtggtgtgaagtacttaagtaaaaatactttaaagtactacttaagtcgtttttgggggtatctgtacttgactttactatttatatttttgacaacttttacttttactcccctacattcctaaagaaaataatgtactttttactccatacattttccctgacacctaaaagtacttaTCACATTTAGAATGCTCAACCAGGACAAAATTAGGACACTCTTATCAATATAACACTTTGTTATCCCTactgctgtcacgccctggccatagagaagcttttattctctattttggttaggccagggtgtgactagggtgggcattctatgttgcgttttctatgtttttgtatttctttgtttttggccgggtatggttctcaatcagggacagctgtctatcgttgcctctgattgagaaccatacttaggtagctcttgcccacatgggttttgtgggtagttgttttctgttttgtgtctgcaccagacagaactgtttaggTTTCATTTAGTTCTCctgttgtttttgtcattcagtgttctgttctattaaataatcatgaacacttaccacgctgcactttggtcctcaccttcttccaccaacagcagttacaactgcctctgatctggcggactcactaaacacaaatactgtggttgtaaatgatgtctgagtgttggtgtgccCATGTCTGTCCATAATTAAAAATTATAGTAAAATCGTGCCTCctggtttgcttaaaataaggaattgggtgtatagcatttacttttactttgtacttttacttaagtattacGATTTaatactttttctaccactgtacttaagtacaaaaaaaccagatacttttagacttttactcaagtatgacattttagtactttttccaccagtgTGAATAAGACGCAGTGCAACTATTTGGCAAACGTAACTACCAGGTAGTTACACTGGTTTGGCATCCTCATGACGCACACGTGCCAGAGCGTAGTCTCTGTGCCAGATGCCACTGTTGTGTGACGGAGAGATTTATGGGAAATAATCGTGCTTTCACTGTTTAATTTTGCTTGAATGCTTGTCTGACTAGAGCATGACTTTGTGCTATCTTTGCATCCAAAATAATACAAACATGCTTAAACAATAGGGACCTTGTGTTAATTTCAGAGCTGAAAAATCCCCAAATAGAAAGGCAAAGTATTTTTTCACATAGATATTGTGTCAGTATCATTACACATCAATAGCACCCACTAAATGCAAAAACCTAATCCTGGGGTCCGATTGCTAGAATTTTATATTTGATGACTGATTTCTCGccattctctctcatctctctcctttccgcCTGCTATCCTCAGAGGGAGATGCGGTTCCAGGACAATCGTCTGGCTCGGCAGCTGATCCGCCTGCGTGTGGAGATCCACCGGCTGAAGGTGGAGCAGGTGTGTCACCGCCACAAGGAGATGCTGGACGACGCCACCTACGAGCTGAAGGAGTGTGGTGAGGAGTCTGACCTGCTCTGTGACATCCCCATGAAGGCTGCCTTCgccctctccacccccctcaaACACCTTGGCCTCACCAAGATGAACATCAACTTCCGACGCTTCTCCCTCTGTTAAAACATATTCCACCCTGTGAGGATGGATTTGCTGAATTAACACCTCTGTCTAATCTACGCAGGGTAATCAGGGGTGTTTCACTGCAACGGTTTCTGTTATGACACGAGAGGGAAGATGAATGGCTGGAAGAGTGTGCAGACAGTAATTAGCCAAGTGGGAGGAAATGGAAACGACTCCTTTGATTTGTGCCCCAGCCCTGACttgagagagatagatacaggcCTCCATAGTAAAGCCCTGTAAGGGCAAAACCCAAACCCATCGCATAGCAGCACCTTTCTACTGTACCTCAGGGAAGGTGCTGACTGATAGGTCAGAGTTGACAGGGAAGATAATGATGAGGTGTGGTTCTGGGATGGAGCTGGTGCGAGTCTGGATCGCCATGGTGTCAGATATATTGCACTGTACAAAAGCAATAGTTAAGATGACCCTCTGATATAATGAATAAGACTGCCATGATGGTGAACACAACTGTAACTAGAGATGTCTCTTGAGATTTGCAAAGGGGAATTGTCTTTCTTCAGATTAAGAAACATCTATCACAGCGCTAACACACACTAACTTGAGTTCCATACTGTAACCCCAGCCCAGGAGCAAGTATATATAAGACACTAGTCACATCACTAGGGACATGTTCCCAAACTCTGTTGAAGGCCCCCCACCTCTGTGTTGGCAGTCCCAGACAGCAGTCCACAGGAAGCTGGAGGTCACATTCCAGCATTCTTTAACCTCTTTAGGGACCAAAAATAACAAGGACCTCCATGGGGTCATGGCTTCAGTGATATGACATAATTGAAGGCTATGTCCTATGTACTCCATGCATTTTATTTTCCATTAGATGAAGACAGATCACAGTCCAATCTGACAATGTTGTGTCAGATTATCAGGGTTGAGTTTAGATGTGTTTAAAGATATTGTTCTCAGGAAAAGAGATAGGAGGAGAAACTGAAAGTATCTTTGGGGAAATTAAGAGGGAGTTAATTTTGGACAGGGTTTGGTGGGTTTTTATCGATGTTTGCTGAATATTACCCAACAAAGTTTAAAACTTAAAAAGTTTAAAACTTTGTTACAAAGTTGTAATACATCAAAATGTAGATTTGTAAGTGCCTTATGTACAGAGTTTTCACCTATATAATGCAGGAATATGTTATGGTTAT encodes:
- the fam167b gene encoding protein FAM167A encodes the protein MDFKELGGDDNPDGDTDGEAEDLNNVKALTEKLKLQTRRPSYFEWQERLQSQPWKENPNGSKNGQETAEKYVLLPEIIRDENSDLTIRNICGFDTINDALEFLRKELREMRFQDNRLARQLIRLRVEIHRLKVEQVCHRHKEMLDDATYELKECGEESDLLCDIPMKAAFALSTPLKHLGLTKMNINFRRFSLC